From the Manis javanica isolate MJ-LG chromosome 13, MJ_LKY, whole genome shotgun sequence genome, one window contains:
- the RWDD1 gene encoding RWD domain-containing protein 1 isoform X2 codes for MLVSATRPAAAGHQGTRDSEAQNHPNLTISRQRAAHPPTPGQLPDRKPEAGSDGVHGRSQVPPRKHRPAPAPASTHRARRPRGVAPLAQALGNPRNRTEVSVANARPAAVIVPADPERAWHRRRFSAQPARLNESNAELASRRWPPAGCCLRGPARPWAPGSLLRTLRQLTARRWPDAERRLRVWSSMGSSEGHDDRLRRGAAQRAGGSGVHLPRLLHSIIRKSTQLHHYCDI; via the coding sequence ATGCTGGTCTCGGCCACTCGCCCAGCAGCCGCGGGACACCAAGGAACCAGAGATTCAGAAGCGCAGAACCACCCGAACCTCACTATCAGTCGACAGCGAGCCGCACATCCGCCCACCCCCGGCCAACTACCCGATCGCAAACCGGAAGCCGGAAGCGACGGAGTTCACGGGCGCTCTCAAGTCCCGCCACGGAAACACCGCCCAGCCCCGGCGCCAGCCTCGACACATCGAGCGAGGAGGCCGCGAGGAGTGGCTCCGCTGGCGCAGGCCCTGGGAAACCCGAGGAACAGGACCGAGGTGTCTGTAGCGAATGCCAGACCGGCTGCCGTCATCGTCCCAGCAGATCCCGAGCGGGCTTGGCACAGGCGGCGATTCAGTGCCCAGCCGGCCAGGCTCAACGAGTCGAACGCCGAGCTAGCGAGCAGGCGGTGGCCGCCGGCGGGCTGTTGCTTAAGAGGCCCGGCCAGACCCTGGGCCCCAGGCTCCCTGCTGCGGACTCTGCGCCAGCTCACGGCGCGGCGGTGGCCCGACGCGGAGCGCCGCCTGCGTGTCTGGTCGTCCATGGGCAGCAGCGAGGGCCACGATGACAGATTACGGCGAGGAGCAGCGCAACGAGCTGGAGGCTCTGGAGTCCATCTACCCCGACTCCTTCACAG